One stretch of Amycolatopsis tolypomycina DNA includes these proteins:
- a CDS encoding limonene-1,2-epoxide hydrolase family protein codes for MTEEPQVVVTGFLKALEELDVDRALTFVASDIVYQNVPLPPARGVAAFEKQLRAMAKYGSGFEARTHHIAADGNVVLTERTDVLRRGAWEAEFWVCGTFEVEAGRIVLWRDYFDWTTVLAASAKGAGRVALAGARTLLGRYKGRR; via the coding sequence ATGACCGAAGAACCCCAGGTAGTGGTGACCGGTTTCCTCAAGGCCCTCGAAGAGCTCGACGTCGACCGCGCGCTGACGTTCGTGGCGAGCGACATCGTGTACCAGAACGTGCCGTTGCCGCCCGCACGCGGCGTCGCGGCGTTCGAGAAACAGCTGCGTGCCATGGCCAAGTACGGCTCCGGGTTCGAGGCGCGGACCCACCACATCGCCGCGGACGGCAACGTCGTGCTCACCGAACGCACCGACGTGCTGCGCCGCGGCGCGTGGGAAGCGGAGTTCTGGGTGTGCGGCACGTTCGAGGTCGAAGCGGGCCGGATCGTGCTCTGGCGCGACTACTTCGACTGGACGACGGTGCTGGCCGCGAGCGCGAAGGGTGCCGGCCGGGTCGCCCTCGCCGGTGCACGCACGCTGCTCGGCCGTTACAAGGGAAGGCGCTAG
- a CDS encoding TauD/TfdA dioxygenase family protein, with protein sequence MSVDVPARIQLREAVTPADGIVEGPRLLREPQRKQYELFTLRPLGRLIGAEIDGVDLGAPVTPELREELNHALLEWKVIFFRDQRITSAQQRAFAANWGELETNPFIARGDDEAVTRFERTAAMPGYENIWHTDVTWRPEPALGSVLRLIEVPPVGGDTMWADMAAAYDNLPEDVRARIYGLTAVHDYLPGFDRFSDPALLARWQDRFPPVEHPVVRTHPETGRRTLFVNQAFTTHIVGLDRAESDRLLRYLFLQAHTPEFQVRFSWRPDSVAFWDNRATQHYAVNDYHPHVRIAERVAIAGDRPY encoded by the coding sequence ATGTCCGTAGATGTTCCTGCCCGGATTCAGCTGCGTGAGGCCGTCACGCCCGCGGATGGCATCGTCGAAGGTCCCCGGCTCCTCCGGGAACCGCAGCGGAAGCAGTACGAGCTGTTCACCCTCCGGCCGCTCGGCCGGCTGATCGGCGCCGAGATCGACGGCGTCGACCTCGGCGCGCCGGTAACCCCCGAACTGCGCGAAGAGCTCAACCACGCCCTGCTGGAGTGGAAGGTGATCTTCTTCCGCGACCAGCGGATCACCTCGGCGCAGCAGCGCGCATTCGCCGCGAACTGGGGCGAGCTGGAGACCAACCCGTTCATCGCGCGCGGCGACGACGAAGCCGTCACGCGCTTCGAGCGCACCGCGGCCATGCCGGGCTACGAGAACATCTGGCACACCGACGTCACCTGGCGGCCCGAACCGGCGCTCGGCTCGGTGCTGCGGCTGATCGAGGTGCCGCCCGTCGGCGGCGACACGATGTGGGCCGACATGGCCGCCGCCTACGACAACCTGCCCGAAGACGTCCGCGCCCGCATCTACGGGCTCACCGCGGTGCACGACTACCTCCCCGGTTTCGACCGGTTCTCCGATCCCGCGCTCCTGGCGCGGTGGCAGGACCGCTTCCCGCCGGTCGAGCACCCGGTGGTCCGGACGCACCCGGAGACCGGGCGGCGCACCCTGTTCGTCAACCAGGCGTTCACCACGCACATCGTCGGGCTGGACCGGGCCGAGAGCGACCGGCTGCTGCGGTACCTGTTCCTGCAGGCTCACACGCCCGAGTTCCAGGTCCGGTTCAGCTGGCGGCCGGACTCGGTCGCGTTCTGGGACAACCGCGCGACGCAGCACTACGCGGTCAACGACTACCACCCGCACGTCCGGATCGCGGAGCGCGTCGCGATCGCGGGCGATCGGCCTTACTGA
- a CDS encoding SDR family oxidoreductase produces the protein MTTLVTGATGHTGRHVVAGLKAAGVRTRVLVRDKSKAPDGVDAVHGDITDPARAAEGVDAVYLLWPFFTADGIEAAVKPFEGKKIVYLSAMSAEAGGVWGDVEAAVRHVTDDWTFLRVTGLATNALAWAPQARAGVVRAAYGQAKRSVVHERDVADMAVKALTEDHAKQIYLVTGPEAVAQAEQVRLIGEALGTPVTWEEQPPEEAVAQLGAALGTEFAESAVHYWASLVEDPEPVSLDVPRVTGHPARPFAEWAREHFS, from the coding sequence ATGACCACTCTCGTCACCGGGGCCACCGGCCACACCGGACGGCACGTCGTCGCCGGCCTGAAGGCCGCCGGCGTCCGCACCAGAGTTCTCGTCCGGGACAAGAGCAAAGCCCCGGACGGCGTCGATGCCGTCCACGGCGACATCACCGATCCCGCCCGAGCCGCCGAAGGGGTCGACGCCGTCTACCTGCTCTGGCCCTTCTTCACCGCCGACGGCATCGAGGCGGCCGTGAAACCCTTCGAGGGCAAGAAAATCGTCTACCTCTCCGCCATGTCCGCCGAAGCCGGCGGTGTCTGGGGTGACGTCGAGGCCGCCGTCCGGCACGTCACCGACGACTGGACCTTCCTCCGCGTCACCGGCCTCGCGACCAACGCGCTCGCCTGGGCGCCGCAAGCCCGGGCCGGCGTCGTCCGTGCGGCGTACGGGCAAGCGAAACGGTCGGTCGTCCACGAACGCGACGTCGCCGACATGGCCGTCAAGGCGCTGACCGAGGACCACGCGAAGCAGATCTACCTCGTCACGGGCCCGGAAGCCGTGGCGCAGGCCGAACAGGTCCGGCTCATCGGAGAAGCGCTCGGCACGCCCGTCACCTGGGAAGAACAGCCGCCGGAGGAGGCGGTGGCGCAGCTCGGCGCCGCGCTGGGGACGGAATTCGCGGAGAGCGCGGTGCACTACTGGGCGTCACTCGTCGAGGACCCGGAGCCCGTCTCGCTGGACGTTCCGCGCGTCACCGGGCACCCCGCGCGGCCCTTCGCGGAGTGGGCGCGGGAGCACTTCAGCTGA
- a CDS encoding CsbD family protein codes for MTMKHRIQQAVGSAREKAGLATGNRRLEASGRAQRRSAQLRSAASDVRHRATRAVREAQVRLRGGRPADPR; via the coding sequence ATGACGATGAAGCACCGGATCCAGCAGGCAGTGGGCAGCGCTCGCGAGAAGGCCGGCCTGGCGACCGGCAACCGCCGTCTGGAGGCATCGGGCCGCGCCCAGCGGCGGTCGGCCCAGCTCCGTTCGGCGGCGTCCGACGTCCGCCACCGGGCCACCCGCGCGGTACGGGAGGCGCAGGTCAGGCTGCGCGGCGGGCGGCCTGCCGACCCCAGGTGA
- a CDS encoding nucleoside deaminase has product MEAALEAARAPGSDVPIGAVVFGPDGVPLAAARNARIELGDPTAHAEILALRAAAAQVGDGWRLEGCTLAVTLEPCTMCAGALVLARISRLVFGAWEPKTGAVGSLWDVVRDRRLNHRPEVHGGVLVDECAGLLETYFATRR; this is encoded by the coding sequence GTGGAGGCGGCGCTGGAAGCGGCGCGCGCCCCGGGCTCGGACGTGCCGATCGGGGCGGTCGTGTTCGGCCCCGACGGCGTGCCCTTGGCCGCGGCGCGCAACGCCCGCATCGAGCTGGGCGACCCGACCGCGCACGCCGAGATCCTGGCGCTGAGAGCGGCGGCGGCCCAGGTCGGCGACGGCTGGCGGCTCGAGGGCTGCACGCTGGCGGTGACGCTGGAGCCGTGCACGATGTGCGCCGGCGCGCTCGTGCTCGCGCGGATCTCACGGCTGGTGTTCGGCGCCTGGGAGCCCAAGACGGGCGCGGTCGGATCACTGTGGGACGTCGTGCGTGACCGCCGTCTCAACCACCGCCCCGAAGTGCACGGAGGCGTCCTCGTCGACGAGTGCGCCGGGCTTCTGGAGACGTACTTCGCTACACGCCGCTGA
- a CDS encoding tRNA adenosine deaminase-associated protein, with amino-acid sequence MAVEEPVTGFAVAVVREDGRWRCSALDPGALTELDAAITELGKLRSTGASFGLLAVDDEFFVIVRPSPRGPSLLLSDAAAALDYDIAADVLDVLRVDPPDEEDDSVWPEGDLEILADLGLPGPELEVIVGEVDLYPDEQLQMVAQRCGFGSEFAKLLDEL; translated from the coding sequence ATGGCGGTGGAAGAGCCGGTCACGGGCTTCGCGGTGGCTGTGGTCCGGGAAGACGGTCGGTGGCGGTGCAGTGCGCTCGACCCGGGGGCGTTGACCGAGCTGGACGCAGCGATCACTGAACTGGGCAAACTACGGTCCACCGGCGCGAGCTTCGGGCTGCTGGCGGTCGACGACGAGTTCTTCGTCATCGTCCGGCCGAGCCCGCGGGGGCCGTCGTTGCTGCTCTCGGACGCGGCGGCGGCGCTGGACTACGACATCGCGGCCGACGTCCTCGACGTCCTGCGCGTCGACCCGCCCGACGAGGAGGACGACTCCGTCTGGCCCGAGGGCGACCTGGAGATCCTCGCCGATCTCGGGCTGCCGGGGCCGGAGCTGGAGGTCATCGTCGGCGAGGTCGACCTGTACCCGGACGAGCAGCTGCAGATGGTCGCGCAGCGCTGCGGGTTCGGCAGTGAGTTCGCCAAGCTCCTGGACGAGCTCTGA
- a CDS encoding M20 metallopeptidase family protein — translation MTGPTDLPTLPGTPFAGLLDDARALQDRTVALRRAVHRHPEQGLHLPRTQTAIREALDGLPLEITEGKATTSLTAVLRGARPGPAVLLRGDMDALPLTEETGLDFASEDPESMHACGHDTHVAMLASAARLLAERRDQLAGSVVFMFQPGEEGHHGARFMIHEGVLDAAGTRVERAFGVHILANARSGLLQLRPGPLMASADSFHVRVTGKGGHGSAPQHTIDPVPAAAAMVGALHTMITRRVSVFDPAVLSVTRIQAGTTSNIIPETAELEGTIRTLSEQTRALVRAELPKVCEQVGAAYGCRVVADVEPGYPVTVNDDRIAAEVLALGAEVLGPDNVELLSDPLMGAEDFSYVLQRVPGAYAFLGACPPGVDPAEAAANHSNRVLFDEEAMPNGVAMLAAFALDALR, via the coding sequence ATGACCGGCCCCACTGACCTGCCCACCTTGCCCGGCACGCCGTTCGCCGGGCTCCTCGACGACGCGCGGGCGCTGCAGGACCGCACGGTCGCCCTCCGGCGGGCCGTGCACCGCCACCCGGAGCAGGGCCTCCACCTGCCGCGCACGCAGACGGCGATCCGGGAGGCCCTCGACGGCCTGCCGCTCGAGATCACCGAAGGCAAGGCCACGACGTCGCTCACGGCCGTCCTGCGGGGCGCGCGGCCCGGTCCGGCGGTGCTGCTGCGCGGCGACATGGACGCGCTGCCGCTGACCGAAGAGACCGGCCTCGACTTCGCGTCGGAGGACCCGGAGTCGATGCACGCGTGCGGGCACGACACGCACGTCGCGATGCTGGCGTCGGCGGCGCGGCTGCTCGCGGAGCGCCGCGACCAGCTGGCCGGGTCGGTCGTGTTCATGTTCCAGCCGGGTGAGGAGGGTCACCACGGCGCCCGGTTCATGATCCACGAGGGCGTGCTCGACGCGGCCGGGACGCGGGTCGAGCGCGCGTTCGGCGTGCACATCCTCGCCAACGCGCGCAGCGGGCTGCTGCAGCTGCGGCCCGGTCCGCTGATGGCGTCGGCGGACTCGTTCCACGTGCGCGTCACCGGCAAGGGCGGCCACGGCTCCGCGCCGCAGCACACGATCGACCCGGTGCCGGCGGCCGCGGCCATGGTCGGGGCGCTGCACACGATGATCACGCGCCGGGTCAGCGTGTTCGACCCCGCGGTGCTCTCGGTGACCCGGATCCAGGCCGGCACGACGTCGAACATCATCCCGGAGACCGCCGAGCTCGAGGGCACGATCCGCACGCTGTCCGAGCAGACGCGCGCGCTGGTGCGCGCCGAGCTGCCGAAGGTGTGCGAGCAGGTCGGCGCGGCCTACGGCTGCCGCGTGGTCGCCGACGTCGAGCCGGGCTACCCGGTGACGGTGAACGACGACCGGATCGCCGCCGAGGTACTGGCGCTCGGCGCGGAGGTGCTGGGTCCGGACAACGTCGAGCTGCTTTCCGACCCGCTGATGGGCGCCGAGGACTTTTCCTACGTCCTCCAGCGCGTTCCCGGCGCGTACGCGTTCCTGGGCGCCTGCCCGCCCGGCGTCGACCCGGCCGAAGCGGCGGCGAACCACTCCAACCGCGTGCTCTTCGACGAGGAGGCCATGCCGAACGGCGTCGCGATGCTGGCCGCCTTCGCGCTGGACGCCCTGCGCTAA
- a CDS encoding phosphocholine-specific phospholipase C, translating to MGRIRRRTVLGGAAAATVAGALPVACAPAPRKGTIEDVRHVVVLMQENRSFDHYYGTMAGVRGFGDRAALRDVFRQRGDRGGPVLPFRIDTSVVDGQDLGELPHDWNSTHRAWNGGAYDRWIAAKSPMTMGYFTGDDLPFQHALASAFTLCDHYFCSMQGPTHPNRLYHWTGTIDPDGLAGGPVTRNAPDYEPSFRWTTYPERLEAAGVSWRIYANDEERGVPEHFVGDYGDNPLWLFQNFHDSLYSMDPLERRLAERGNLRKKLLPDSGKGKDLDHVLADFLADCAAGTLPAVSWVVAPYGYCEHPAARPVDGAAYIHRMLKALWDKPELWESTVVFINYDENDGFFDHVLPPTPPPGTPGEYLPGNRPEKGEPSGPPVPIGLGPRVPMTVVSPWSRGGWVNSQVFDHTSVLRFLETWTGVREPNISAWRRAICGDLTSCFDFRAPDTTIPLLPDADALRAEADRTQRRLPKPGLGPGALVQDPGTAKARPLPYQPVAWVSAEASVLKLHLANHGTQALQLAAYAYHAGGTSQRFDVGPKSELTGEVAHGGTYDVAIHGPNGFVVEASGGLGLDAVVTFEGTPALRVTVTNRGTAPVTLNDVTLPPGGAHDFPMPTSHGWYDVTFETPGWRRRFAGHLEDGRPSRTGP from the coding sequence ATGGGCCGGATCCGCCGTCGCACGGTGCTGGGCGGCGCCGCCGCGGCCACGGTCGCCGGCGCGCTGCCGGTGGCCTGCGCCCCCGCGCCGCGGAAGGGCACGATCGAAGACGTGCGGCACGTCGTCGTGCTGATGCAGGAGAACCGGTCGTTCGACCACTACTACGGCACCATGGCCGGCGTCCGCGGCTTCGGTGACCGCGCGGCGCTGCGCGACGTCTTCCGCCAGCGCGGCGACCGAGGCGGTCCGGTGCTGCCGTTCCGGATCGACACGTCCGTTGTGGACGGTCAGGACCTCGGCGAGCTGCCGCACGACTGGAACAGCACCCACCGCGCGTGGAACGGCGGCGCGTACGACCGCTGGATCGCGGCGAAGAGCCCCATGACGATGGGCTACTTCACGGGCGACGACCTCCCGTTCCAGCACGCCCTGGCGAGCGCGTTCACCCTGTGCGACCACTACTTCTGCTCGATGCAGGGCCCCACCCACCCGAACCGGCTCTACCACTGGACCGGCACGATCGACCCGGACGGTCTCGCCGGCGGCCCGGTGACCCGCAACGCGCCGGACTACGAACCTTCGTTCCGCTGGACGACCTACCCGGAACGGCTCGAGGCCGCGGGCGTCTCGTGGCGGATCTACGCGAACGACGAAGAACGCGGCGTCCCCGAGCACTTCGTCGGCGACTACGGCGACAACCCGCTCTGGCTGTTCCAGAACTTCCACGACTCGCTGTACTCGATGGACCCGCTGGAACGCCGGCTGGCCGAGCGCGGCAACCTGCGCAAGAAGCTCCTGCCCGACTCCGGCAAGGGGAAGGACCTCGACCACGTGCTGGCCGACTTCCTCGCCGACTGCGCGGCCGGGACGCTGCCCGCGGTCTCCTGGGTCGTCGCCCCGTACGGCTACTGCGAGCACCCGGCGGCACGGCCCGTCGACGGCGCCGCCTACATCCACCGCATGCTGAAAGCGTTGTGGGACAAGCCGGAACTGTGGGAATCGACCGTCGTGTTCATCAACTACGACGAGAACGACGGCTTCTTCGACCACGTCCTCCCGCCGACGCCGCCACCCGGCACGCCCGGCGAATACCTGCCGGGGAACCGGCCGGAGAAGGGCGAGCCGTCCGGGCCGCCGGTGCCGATCGGGCTGGGTCCGCGCGTGCCGATGACCGTCGTTTCGCCGTGGAGCCGCGGCGGCTGGGTGAACTCGCAGGTCTTCGACCACACGTCAGTGCTGCGGTTCCTGGAGACCTGGACCGGCGTGCGCGAGCCGAACATCTCGGCCTGGCGCCGGGCCATCTGCGGCGACCTGACCAGCTGTTTCGACTTCCGCGCGCCCGACACGACCATCCCGCTGCTGCCGGACGCCGACGCTTTGCGCGCCGAAGCCGACCGGACGCAGCGGCGGCTGCCGAAGCCCGGGCTCGGCCCGGGCGCGCTGGTGCAGGACCCGGGCACGGCGAAGGCGCGGCCGCTGCCGTACCAGCCGGTCGCCTGGGTTTCGGCCGAGGCGAGCGTCTTGAAGCTGCACCTGGCCAACCACGGGACGCAGGCGCTGCAGCTGGCCGCGTACGCCTACCACGCGGGCGGGACGTCGCAACGCTTCGACGTCGGCCCGAAGAGCGAGCTGACCGGCGAAGTCGCGCACGGCGGCACGTACGACGTCGCCATCCACGGTCCGAACGGCTTCGTCGTCGAAGCCTCGGGTGGCTTGGGCCTCGACGCGGTTGTCACCTTCGAAGGCACGCCCGCGCTGCGGGTCACGGTGACCAACCGCGGGACGGCACCGGTCACGCTGAACGACGTCACCCTCCCGCCGGGTGGCGCGCACGACTTCCCGATGCCGACGAGCCACGGCTGGTACGACGTCACGTTCGAGACGCCGGGGTGGCGCCGCCGCTTCGCCGGTCACCTGGAAGACGGCCGCCCTTCGCGGACCGGGCCTTAG
- a CDS encoding heme-degrading domain-containing protein produces MTEADRLAQLAEQEERLQFTKFDNETALALGQQLLTAARERGLPVTISVRRNGQRLFHAALPGTSADNDAWIDRKSRVVDRYGHSSFLIGTQFRAKGGSFEEHSRLDLDLYAAHGGVFPVLVRGVGPVGTVGVSGLPQADDHAFVVEQLELFLNS; encoded by the coding sequence ATGACCGAAGCCGACCGCCTCGCCCAGCTCGCCGAGCAGGAGGAACGCCTCCAGTTCACGAAGTTCGACAACGAGACCGCCCTCGCCCTCGGCCAGCAGCTGCTGACGGCCGCCCGTGAACGAGGGCTGCCGGTGACGATCTCGGTCCGGCGCAACGGCCAGCGGCTCTTCCACGCCGCACTGCCCGGAACGTCGGCCGACAACGACGCCTGGATCGACCGCAAGAGCCGGGTCGTCGACCGCTACGGCCACAGCTCCTTCCTGATCGGAACGCAGTTCCGCGCAAAGGGCGGCTCGTTCGAGGAGCACTCCCGCCTCGACCTGGACCTGTACGCCGCTCACGGCGGCGTCTTCCCGGTGCTGGTGCGCGGGGTCGGCCCGGTCGGCACGGTCGGCGTCTCGGGGCTCCCACAGGCCGACGACCACGCGTTCGTCGTCGAGCAGCTGGAGCTGTTCCTGAACTCCTGA
- the thrS gene encoding threonine--tRNA ligase gives MWSPASPSTRESTMPDHRKLGRELGLFDTDPLIGAGLPYWLPDGAIVRHCLEEYVRDLERRAGYRHVHSPVLAKRELYEISGHWAHYRDDMYPPMDVGGEQLVLRPSLCPHHALIYRSRGRSHRELPLRIAELGGMYRAELSGVLGGLGRVRAIQLNDAHVFCTLDQVEAEAAAALALIRQAHDALGIKAARYRLSLPGPGGKYVPGNWDEAVAILRSALDGLPYDEVEGEAAFYGPKIDVQIADSAGRESTLSTIQVDFHQPRQFGLEYVGADGAKHRPVMVHRSIIGSIERAVAQLIEIHGGAFPAWLAPVQLRLLPVSAAEMPYAREILDRCGAVRAEIASEGSLGARIRDGRLAPFQAVLGPREVAAGQLSLRLRDGRRLDAQPVEDALAWIAAEARRP, from the coding sequence TTGTGGTCTCCCGCCTCGCCGTCCACGAGGGAGTCCACGATGCCCGACCACCGCAAGCTCGGCCGCGAGCTCGGCCTGTTCGACACCGACCCGCTGATCGGCGCCGGCCTGCCCTACTGGCTGCCCGACGGCGCCATCGTCCGCCACTGCCTGGAGGAGTACGTCCGCGACCTCGAGCGGCGCGCCGGGTACCGGCACGTCCATTCGCCGGTGCTGGCCAAGCGCGAGCTGTACGAGATCTCAGGACACTGGGCGCACTACCGCGACGACATGTACCCACCGATGGACGTCGGCGGCGAGCAGCTCGTGCTGCGGCCGAGCCTGTGCCCGCACCACGCGCTGATCTACCGGTCGCGCGGCCGCAGCCACCGCGAGCTGCCGCTGCGGATCGCCGAGCTCGGCGGGATGTACCGGGCCGAGCTGTCCGGCGTGCTCGGCGGGCTGGGCCGGGTGCGCGCGATCCAGCTCAACGACGCCCACGTCTTCTGCACCCTCGACCAGGTCGAAGCCGAGGCCGCCGCGGCACTGGCCCTGATCCGCCAGGCCCACGACGCACTCGGGATCAAAGCGGCCCGCTACCGCCTTTCCCTGCCCGGCCCCGGCGGCAAGTACGTACCGGGAAACTGGGACGAAGCCGTGGCAATCCTGCGCTCGGCCCTCGACGGCCTGCCGTACGACGAAGTCGAAGGCGAAGCCGCGTTCTACGGACCGAAGATCGACGTCCAGATAGCCGACAGCGCAGGGAGGGAATCGACCCTGTCCACCATCCAGGTCGACTTCCACCAGCCGCGGCAGTTCGGCCTCGAGTACGTCGGTGCAGACGGGGCGAAGCACCGCCCGGTCATGGTGCACAGGAGCATCATCGGCAGCATCGAGCGCGCGGTGGCCCAGCTGATCGAGATCCACGGCGGCGCCTTCCCGGCCTGGCTGGCGCCGGTGCAGCTCCGGCTGCTGCCGGTGTCCGCCGCGGAGATGCCCTACGCGCGGGAGATCCTGGACCGGTGCGGAGCCGTGCGGGCCGAGATCGCGTCGGAGGGCAGCCTCGGCGCCCGGATCCGGGACGGGCGCCTGGCGCCCTTCCAGGCCGTGCTCGGGCCGCGGGAGGTTGCCGCCGGGCAGCTTTCCCTGCGCCTGCGCGACGGCCGTCGGCTCGACGCCCAACCGGTGGAGGACGCCTTGGCGTGGATCGCCGCGGAGGCCAGGAGGCCGTAG